One Acropora muricata isolate sample 2 unplaced genomic scaffold, ASM3666990v1 scaffold_719, whole genome shotgun sequence DNA window includes the following coding sequences:
- the LOC136906962 gene encoding uncharacterized protein, producing the protein MASERQDIYGLQRQEPTEAMAAWLASLCRLLTTLLVISLFFNYMFQDSLKLESDRLGVGFSEFMVVSTTPSTPFDKQVLRRSGKTDAFGIPLSRKLALGVRLVNMALITNLFLLANDVAINPGPTQTFAHFSSCDSSFSSCSSNESFVSDSSAASDNEDSVLSTYYDLGLGDRGLRLGHWNVNYLTMAKFEEIKLCLLNADGKAQLDILFLSETFLKASDPDTLYSVTGFNTLRRDRMTNGGGILALVNNELEFKRRTDLEQQGIESIWLEVSPYKSNRSLIIGCVYRPPNQKKQLDIDIEEHIERIHLLNKETIFLTDINIDYKNRPKYDNHRLIKGLRIMHFKQLVDFITRPVSKTCLDHVYSNQPQRISSVSCHNIGLADHVPVFVVRRYARENHKAHNSTRITYRNMKRFDEEAFQQSLQEAPWDTAFVFDDIDDIVHSWEDIFNSILDSHCPWRVKRVKQDTQAPWMTKKLLKQLHTRDHLLKVARLSDDSDDWSKYRAARNYAVSMIRSAKRDFYATSFQDNKNNPRAIWKSIKTLTGANRNTDAIKKLEVDGP; encoded by the exons atggcctcagaaaggcaagatatctacggattacaaagacaggaacctaCCGAAGCAATGGCGGCGTGGTTGGCGTCTCTCTGCCGGCTCCTCACAACTTTGCTTGTCATCTCTCTGTTTTTCAACTACATGTTTCAAGACTCGCTTAAATTGGAATCAGACCGTTTAGGAGTTGGTTTCAGCGAGTTTATGGTAGTTTCAACGACTCCTTCGACTCCCTTTGACAAGCAAGTACTTCGACGGAGCGGCAAGACGGACGCCTTTGGGATTCCTTTAAGCCGAAAATTAGCTTTGGGCGTGCGACTAGTGAATATGGCACTGATAACAAACCTCTTCCTGTTGGCGAATGATGTTGCTATAAACCCGGGACCTACACAAACTTTCGCTCATTTTTCGTCATGCGACTCAAGCTTTTCATCTTGCTCTTCAAACGAGTCTTTCGTGTCCGATTCCTCGGCGGCGTCCGACAACGAAGACAGTGTTCTATCTACATATTATGATCTAGGACTCGGTGATCGAGGACTCAGGCTGGGACACTGGAATGTCAACTATCTCACTATGGCTAAATTTGAAGAGATAAAACTTTGTTTACTGAACGCAGATGGCAAAGCACAGCTTGATATTTTATTCCTGAGTGAAACGTTTCTAAAAGCCAGTGACCCGGACACGCTCTACAGTGTTACTGGATTTAATACACTTCGACGGGATCGAATGACTAACGGGGGCGGCATTCTCGCTCTCGTAAACAATGAACTAGAGTTCAAACGCAGGACGGATCTCGAACAACAAGGAATTGAATCTATTTGGTTGGAGGTTTCGCCCTATAAATCTAATCGATCGTTGATTATCGGATGCGTCTATCGGCCTCCCAATCAAAAGAAACAACTAGATATTGACATCGAGGAACATATTGAGCGAATCCATTTACTAAATAAGGAAACAATTTTTCTAACTGACATCAACATCGACTACAAGAATAGACCTAAATATGACAATCATCGGTTAATAAAAGGTTTGCGGATTATGCATTTTAAGCAGCTTGTTGATTTCATCACACGTCCAGTCAGCAAGACGTGTTTAGACCACGTCTACAGTAATCAACCACAGCGAATCAGCTCCGTTTCTTGCCATAACATCGGCTTGGCGGATCATGTCCCGGTCTTTGTTGTTAGGAGGTATGCACGTGAAAACCATAAAGCTCACAATTCAACACGGATTACATACCGCAATATGAAGCGGTTTGATGAAGAGGCGTTCCAACAATCACTCCAGGAAGCCCCGTGGGATACAGCCTTTGTCTTTGATGACATCGATGATATTGTGCACTCTTGGGAAGACATCTTCAACAGCATACTTGATTCTCATTGTCCATGGCGAGTAAAACGCGTTAAGCAGGATACTCAAGCACCTTGGATGACAAAGAAACTGTTGAAACAACTTCACACTAGAGATCATTTACTCAAGGTGGCAAGGCTTTCAGACGACTCGGACGATTGGTCCAAATACCGAGCTGCCAGGAATTATGCTGTCTCCATGATAAGATCGGCTAAGCGTGACTTTTATGCAACTTCGTTTCAGGACAACAAGAACAATCCAAGAGCTATTTGGAAGTCGATAAAAACTCTGACCGGGGCCAATAGAAACACCGATGCAATCAAGAAACTTGAGGTTGACG GACCCTGA